Proteins from one Bacteroides zhangwenhongii genomic window:
- a CDS encoding FKBP-type peptidyl-prolyl cis-trans isomerase — MDKFSYSIGLGIGQNLSSMGIANLSVDDFAQAIKDVLEGNQTAISHQEAREIVNKYFEELEAKMGAAAIEQGKAFLEENKKRAGVVTLPSGLQYEIIKEGTGKKPQATDQVKCHYEGTLIDGTLFDSSVQRGEPAVFGVNQVIPGWVEALQLMPEGSKWKLYIPSELGYGARGAGEMIPPHSTLVFEVELLEVL; from the coding sequence ATGGATAAATTCAGTTACTCTATTGGTCTCGGAATCGGCCAAAACTTATCAAGTATGGGAATCGCCAACCTTTCGGTAGACGACTTCGCACAAGCTATCAAAGATGTATTGGAAGGCAACCAGACGGCTATCAGCCATCAGGAAGCCCGCGAAATAGTAAACAAGTATTTCGAAGAACTGGAAGCTAAAATGGGTGCCGCCGCTATCGAACAGGGGAAAGCATTCCTTGAGGAAAACAAAAAAAGAGCAGGCGTAGTAACTCTGCCCAGCGGATTGCAATACGAAATAATAAAAGAAGGTACAGGCAAAAAGCCTCAGGCTACCGATCAGGTAAAATGCCATTACGAAGGTACTTTGATTGACGGAACACTGTTCGACAGTTCTGTTCAGCGTGGTGAGCCCGCAGTATTTGGCGTGAACCAGGTAATCCCGGGATGGGTTGAAGCACTGCAACTGATGCCGGAAGGTTCTAAATGGAAACTGTATATTCCGTCTGAACTGGGTTATGGCGCAAGAGGTGCCGGAGAAATGATTCCTCCTCACAGCACACTCGTATTTGAAGTAGAATTACTCGAAGTATTATAA
- a CDS encoding FKBP-type peptidyl-prolyl cis-trans isomerase, whose amino-acid sequence MKKVSIFMAIAAAASLASCTAQSPKANLSTELDSLSYSIGMAQTQGLKGYLTGRLDVDTAYMADFIKGLNEGANKTSKKDIAYMAGLQIGQQISNQMMKGINQELFVGDSTKTISKANFMAGFIAGTLEKGGMMTMEEAQTYTRTAMETIKAKALAEKYADYKAENEKFLADNKTKEGVKTTPSGLQYKVITEGKGEIPADTCKVKVNYKGTLIDGTEFDSSYKRKEPATFRANQVIKGWTEALTMMPVGSKWELYIPQELAYGARESGGQIKPFSTLIFEVELVGIEKDKK is encoded by the coding sequence ATGAAAAAAGTTAGTATTTTTATGGCAATCGCCGCTGCTGCAAGCCTTGCTTCTTGCACAGCTCAGTCTCCTAAAGCAAATCTGTCAACAGAACTCGACTCCCTGTCTTATTCTATCGGTATGGCTCAGACTCAAGGTTTGAAAGGCTACCTGACAGGCCGTCTGGATGTTGATACCGCTTACATGGCAGATTTCATCAAAGGTTTGAACGAAGGTGCAAACAAAACCAGCAAGAAAGATATCGCTTACATGGCAGGTTTGCAAATCGGTCAACAGATCAGCAACCAAATGATGAAAGGTATCAACCAGGAGTTATTTGTCGGCGACTCTACTAAAACAATCAGCAAAGCTAACTTCATGGCAGGTTTCATCGCAGGTACTTTGGAAAAAGGCGGCATGATGACTATGGAAGAAGCTCAGACTTATACCCGTACAGCTATGGAAACAATCAAAGCAAAAGCTTTGGCTGAAAAATACGCTGACTACAAAGCTGAAAACGAAAAGTTCCTTGCCGACAACAAGACTAAAGAAGGTGTGAAAACAACTCCGAGCGGTCTGCAATACAAAGTGATCACTGAAGGTAAAGGTGAAATCCCTGCTGACACTTGCAAAGTGAAAGTTAACTACAAAGGTACTTTAATTGACGGAACAGAATTTGACAGTTCTTACAAACGTAAAGAACCGGCTACTTTCCGTGCTAACCAAGTAATCAAAGGTTGGACAGAAGCATTGACTATGATGCCTGTCGGTTCTAAATGGGAACTTTACATCCCTCAGGAACTGGCATACGGTGCTAGAGAATCAGGCGGCCAGATCAAACCGTTCTCTACTTTGATTTTCGAAGTTGAGCTGGTGGGCATTGAAAAAGATAAGAAATAA
- a CDS encoding Lrp/AsnC family transcriptional regulator, whose protein sequence is MERIDNLDRQILEIISQNARIPFKDVAAECGVSRAAIHQRVQRLIDLGVIVGSGYHVNPKSLGYRTCTYVGIKLEKGSMYKAVVAELQKIPEIVECHFTTGPYTMLTKLYACDNEHLMDLLNNKMQEIPGVVATETLISLEQSIKKEIPIRVEK, encoded by the coding sequence ATGGAAAGAATAGACAATCTCGACAGGCAGATACTAGAAATTATTTCCCAGAATGCCCGTATCCCTTTCAAAGACGTAGCAGCCGAATGTGGAGTGTCACGTGCAGCCATCCATCAGCGTGTGCAAAGACTGATTGACTTAGGTGTCATTGTAGGCTCGGGCTACCACGTTAATCCCAAATCTTTGGGCTACAGAACATGTACATACGTCGGTATCAAATTGGAAAAAGGCTCTATGTACAAAGCTGTTGTGGCAGAACTTCAGAAGATTCCCGAAATTGTGGAATGTCATTTCACTACAGGACCATACACTATGCTGACCAAATTGTACGCATGCGACAACGAACATCTGATGGATTTGCTGAATAACAAAATGCAAGAGATACCGGGTGTAGTAGCCACCGAGACATTGATTTCTCTGGAACAGAGCATCAAGAAAGAAATCCCCATTCGCGTAGAAAAATAA
- a CDS encoding DUF4491 family protein, with amino-acid sequence MEFLNEYHLAGLFIGICTFLIIGLFHPVVVKAEYYWGTKCWWIFLILGIGGVIASLSVDNVILSSLLGVFAFSSFWTIKEVFEQEERVRKGWFPKNPKRKYKF; translated from the coding sequence ATGGAGTTTCTGAATGAATATCACCTTGCAGGGCTATTTATCGGAATTTGTACCTTTTTGATTATCGGCCTTTTTCACCCTGTTGTGGTAAAGGCCGAATATTACTGGGGCACTAAATGTTGGTGGATATTTCTGATACTCGGCATAGGCGGTGTCATAGCGTCATTGAGCGTTGACAATGTAATTCTGTCCTCCCTGCTAGGCGTATTCGCTTTCTCTTCCTTTTGGACCATTAAAGAGGTCTTTGAACAGGAAGAACGGGTACGGAAAGGCTGGTTTCCCAAGAATCCGAAACGCAAATATAAGTTTTGA
- a CDS encoding tyrosine-type recombinase/integrase produces MEKLTKSMPLFKERNCSVSIVLDSRTRRKNAYEFPLSLRFTIDRKFFYLTVGSSFSEKKFSDICNATKCKSENYKLQKEWKDTFVPKYKKVLSNLNKGGILTFEMVRQCIIGEDVVLSEEETTKSQSFISIWEQVINGFKTDDGGARFTTAESYECALKSFRKILGANTIKGFCISAAEIQKWKDGMHNGVKDENGAVVGKISDTTVGIYLRCCRAVWNRCVHEGFLKDIPYPFSNKKEKGLVSIPKSAKRKQNFLNVAQMTELYNLFVSKEYPEHWTEEYTQRAHYSLGLFLAQYLCNGFNMADAGRLTYDNYYYKTDGKAFRFNRKKTSRRSADGSEVIVPIIPPLQYVLDEIAAPPTRDGFVFPDILKGAETEELRRKYTVQENSNVKDRVIKICHEALHWDKSICPSGTWCRHSFATNLHNAGVDMDYISESMGHASSDHAITQIYIEHYPLDIQMQNNSKLLNLGETSERDALLAKLANMSTEELAKLFA; encoded by the coding sequence ATGGAAAAATTAACGAAATCCATGCCCCTTTTCAAAGAACGTAATTGTTCTGTCTCTATCGTGTTGGATTCACGTACTCGCAGGAAAAATGCGTATGAGTTCCCATTATCCCTTCGCTTCACGATTGACCGCAAGTTCTTTTATCTTACAGTCGGAAGTTCTTTTAGCGAGAAAAAGTTCTCAGACATCTGCAATGCAACCAAATGCAAGAGTGAGAACTACAAACTTCAAAAAGAGTGGAAAGATACCTTTGTCCCTAAATACAAGAAAGTTTTGAGTAATCTGAACAAGGGTGGCATCCTGACATTTGAGATGGTGCGCCAATGTATTATAGGTGAGGATGTGGTACTATCTGAAGAGGAAACAACCAAGTCACAATCGTTTATCAGTATATGGGAGCAAGTTATCAATGGTTTCAAAACAGATGATGGTGGAGCACGTTTTACCACGGCCGAAAGTTACGAGTGTGCGCTCAAATCATTCAGGAAGATACTTGGAGCAAATACAATTAAGGGCTTTTGTATCAGTGCAGCAGAAATCCAGAAATGGAAAGATGGGATGCACAATGGGGTTAAAGACGAGAATGGTGCAGTCGTTGGAAAAATCAGCGACACCACAGTAGGCATTTATCTACGTTGTTGCCGTGCCGTATGGAATCGGTGTGTACACGAAGGATTCCTCAAAGATATTCCTTATCCTTTTTCCAACAAGAAAGAGAAAGGTCTTGTAAGCATACCCAAAAGTGCGAAGCGCAAACAGAACTTCTTGAATGTCGCTCAAATGACAGAACTCTATAACCTTTTTGTTTCAAAGGAATATCCAGAACACTGGACGGAAGAATATACGCAACGTGCCCACTACTCATTGGGACTATTCCTTGCCCAATACCTTTGCAACGGCTTCAATATGGCTGACGCAGGGCGATTGACATACGACAACTACTATTACAAGACAGATGGCAAGGCTTTCCGCTTCAACCGAAAGAAAACCTCCCGTAGGAGTGCTGACGGTTCGGAAGTAATTGTTCCTATCATCCCTCCCTTACAATATGTATTAGACGAGATAGCGGCACCACCCACCCGGGATGGTTTTGTGTTTCCCGATATATTAAAAGGTGCGGAAACGGAAGAGCTGCGCCGTAAGTACACCGTGCAGGAGAATTCAAATGTGAAAGACCGTGTCATCAAGATTTGCCACGAGGCACTGCATTGGGACAAGTCCATCTGCCCGTCCGGTACATGGTGCCGTCACTCGTTTGCCACCAACCTGCATAATGCCGGAGTAGATATGGACTATATCTCTGAAAGCATGGGGCATGCTTCATCAGACCATGCAATCACTCAAATATACATTGAGCATTACCCTCTCGATATACAGATGCAGAACAACTCAAAGCTGCTAAACTTGGGAGAAACTTCAGAAAGGGATGCCTTGTTGGCTAAGCTGGCAAATATGTCCACAGAAGAATTGGCTAAACTATTCGCATAA
- a CDS encoding DUF6043 family protein has product MFDFIERIKDFNLRKEHTDMLIRAWKTENKKVYSDFVRRIEAVKKGDMSIITEMMDVAKNCVPEEVRVFHNWLGDVLNGKVKMADITQSIQGLSIEHIHMIAKCLVYKEQWMAIDMKTGEVKVTSKKVNGYLMVRSGTPIEIWNRMSVDKRVYIVSQTEALMKNSKGCWMFSNLERKMIYQAITFFARLIFLTYASATGHFLANLYDLVIERKDNLPYCMYYYVVFDHGLTKMAMLLNQFLLSENIDQGSMLMVKDCINALVLHSLDMGTETKASWEKTADECGADIWKEVAFLLRSMKGRRGNKKQVMTIDDLIVGNKAEVKQCIMEFLETNTEDICLAYLLVVLVKTEHIKSSVKYMTFHRAIEQLTQRHYGYDVPQKRYGEMKEFNFKCSMQSASYKKAKKIIDRWTICFEECK; this is encoded by the coding sequence ATGTTTGATTTCATAGAACGGATAAAAGATTTCAATTTGAGGAAGGAGCATACGGATATGCTTATTCGCGCATGGAAGACTGAGAACAAAAAAGTTTATTCGGATTTTGTAAGACGGATAGAAGCAGTCAAAAAAGGTGATATGAGCATTATTACCGAAATGATGGATGTCGCTAAGAACTGTGTTCCAGAAGAAGTACGGGTATTCCATAACTGGTTAGGAGATGTCTTGAATGGGAAAGTGAAGATGGCAGATATTACCCAAAGCATTCAGGGGTTATCCATTGAGCATATCCACATGATAGCAAAATGCCTTGTCTATAAAGAACAGTGGATGGCCATAGATATGAAGACCGGAGAGGTAAAAGTGACCTCCAAGAAAGTAAACGGCTACCTGATGGTTCGTTCGGGAACACCGATAGAGATATGGAATCGTATGTCTGTAGATAAAAGAGTCTATATCGTCAGCCAGACTGAGGCATTGATGAAGAACAGCAAAGGATGCTGGATGTTCAGCAACCTTGAAAGAAAGATGATATATCAGGCCATAACTTTCTTTGCAAGACTTATATTCCTTACATATGCATCGGCAACAGGACATTTCCTCGCTAACCTCTACGACCTTGTCATTGAGCGTAAAGACAATCTTCCTTATTGCATGTATTATTATGTTGTCTTTGACCACGGACTGACAAAGATGGCGATGCTGCTAAATCAGTTTCTACTATCAGAGAACATTGATCAGGGAAGTATGCTAATGGTGAAAGATTGTATCAATGCCCTAGTTCTGCACAGTCTTGATATGGGAACTGAAACAAAAGCATCATGGGAAAAGACTGCTGATGAATGTGGAGCTGACATCTGGAAAGAGGTTGCGTTTCTTCTTCGTAGTATGAAAGGCAGACGAGGAAATAAGAAACAGGTAATGACCATTGATGACTTGATTGTCGGGAACAAAGCCGAGGTAAAACAGTGCATTATGGAATTTCTGGAAACAAACACTGAAGACATCTGCCTTGCCTATCTGCTCGTTGTTCTTGTTAAAACCGAACATATTAAATCCTCAGTGAAGTATATGACTTTTCACCGCGCCATCGAACAACTTACCCAACGACACTACGGATATGATGTTCCCCAAAAGCGATATGGAGAGATGAAGGAGTTTAATTTCAAGTGTTCTATGCAGAGTGCCAGTTATAAGAAAGCCAAGAAAATCATAGATAGGTGGACAATCTGTTTTGAGGAGTGTAAATAA
- a CDS encoding DUF3853 family protein, translated as MEEKFNFTQLLQKPIAMMTGEELCFLIGKSVESIEKPTSQATSKGNYYGIEGIARVFGCSVPTANRIKKSGVIDKAITQIGRKIVVDADLALSLAKEAGSIHIKE; from the coding sequence ATGGAAGAAAAATTCAATTTTACCCAATTACTTCAAAAGCCCATCGCTATGATGACGGGCGAAGAACTTTGTTTTCTTATCGGCAAGAGTGTGGAGAGTATAGAAAAACCCACATCGCAGGCAACCTCCAAAGGCAACTATTATGGCATTGAGGGCATTGCCCGTGTGTTCGGTTGCAGTGTACCCACAGCCAACCGTATTAAAAAAAGTGGTGTTATAGACAAAGCCATCACGCAGATAGGACGTAAGATAGTGGTGGATGCAGACCTCGCACTGTCTTTGGCAAAGGAAGCTGGTAGCATTCACATCAAGGAGTGA
- a CDS encoding virulence-associated E family protein, which produces MDENWKQQLATDSYGNPVRSISNLRLIFTLDENLSQIRYDTFCQDDVCFNPLFRNVNGNKIDEESVGKIQDYLERTYRLRLTQNKVFEILKTTSSERSFNPVQEFITQETWDGQPRIATAIIDYLGAEDMPLVREQTKLWFVAAVARVFSPGCKFDNVLTLPGPQGIGKSTFFKTISGKWFNDSFSFASGDKEKVETITNGWIIEISELNGLKRANDVEAAKAFLSRCSDYMRPAYGHKVVEFMRHNVFAATTNETNFLQGDNGNRRWWIIPVKGNGHVSDWLDCLQHSVPQLWAEAYTYYRQGMKLYLSPDMEIEANEIQMQHSNILVDPIMEDIEMYLEREVPVQYASWMIPTRLAYQKGAYSEPNSTMTSLNMVCARQIIEELPNDLVRRNTSKYTSQYINRLMSMIPNWKRSKQEKVKGLHPAYCDKTGRSKHPWVRVGTPSEEVCATLPSEPELPF; this is translated from the coding sequence ATGGATGAAAATTGGAAACAACAACTGGCAACAGACAGTTATGGAAATCCGGTTCGTTCCATCAGTAATCTCCGACTCATTTTTACCTTAGATGAGAACCTCAGTCAGATAAGGTACGATACTTTTTGTCAGGATGATGTGTGTTTCAATCCTTTGTTCCGCAATGTCAATGGCAATAAGATTGATGAGGAGTCGGTGGGAAAGATACAGGACTATCTGGAAAGAACGTACAGACTACGCTTGACACAGAACAAAGTATTTGAAATACTAAAAACGACCTCATCGGAACGGAGTTTCAATCCTGTGCAGGAATTCATAACTCAAGAGACATGGGACGGACAGCCCCGTATAGCCACGGCTATCATTGATTATCTGGGGGCGGAGGACATGCCTCTCGTCAGGGAACAGACTAAACTCTGGTTTGTGGCAGCGGTTGCGCGTGTGTTTAGTCCCGGTTGTAAGTTTGATAATGTACTGACTTTGCCGGGACCACAAGGTATCGGAAAAAGTACATTCTTCAAGACTATCAGCGGAAAGTGGTTCAACGATTCTTTCTCTTTCGCCAGTGGCGATAAGGAAAAAGTAGAAACTATTACCAATGGTTGGATTATTGAAATCAGTGAGTTAAATGGTTTGAAACGGGCGAATGATGTAGAAGCGGCCAAGGCTTTCTTGAGTCGTTGTAGCGACTATATGCGTCCTGCATACGGACATAAGGTAGTGGAGTTTATGCGCCACAATGTCTTTGCGGCCACTACCAATGAGACAAACTTTTTGCAAGGGGACAATGGGAACCGTCGATGGTGGATTATCCCAGTCAAAGGCAACGGTCATGTATCAGATTGGTTGGATTGTTTGCAGCATTCCGTTCCTCAACTTTGGGCAGAGGCATACACCTATTATAGACAAGGAATGAAACTCTACTTGTCCCCAGACATGGAAATCGAGGCCAACGAAATACAAATGCAGCATTCCAATATCCTTGTTGACCCAATCATGGAGGATATTGAAATGTATCTGGAGCGTGAAGTTCCCGTGCAGTATGCAAGTTGGATGATTCCGACACGACTGGCTTATCAGAAAGGAGCATACTCAGAACCCAATTCCACAATGACCTCACTCAATATGGTTTGTGCCCGACAGATTATAGAGGAGTTACCCAATGACTTGGTAAGACGCAATACGTCCAAATACACCTCACAATATATCAACCGCTTGATGTCCATGATTCCTAATTGGAAACGGAGCAAACAGGAGAAGGTCAAGGGTTTGCATCCTGCTTATTGTGACAAGACGGGGAGGTCAAAGCATCCTTGGGTGAGGGTGGGTACACCGAGCGAAGAAGTCTGCGCCACATTACCAAGTGAACCGGAATTACCATTCTAA
- a CDS encoding plasmid mobilization protein yields MKNKDNVKQIDGNKEEEKDKKDTRRILRLEARVTEDEYAKAAELAQSCGLTMSDYVRRTALGHRPHLRLTEREVEALCSLSDARGDLIRVVAAVKSIQADKRAIYFSDTRFVEQWMKAATKLINRWNQIEAYLNE; encoded by the coding sequence ATGAAGAATAAAGATAATGTCAAACAGATTGACGGGAACAAGGAAGAGGAAAAGGATAAAAAAGACACAAGACGAATCCTGCGCCTTGAAGCCAGAGTTACGGAAGACGAATATGCCAAAGCTGCGGAACTCGCCCAATCCTGTGGTTTGACCATGAGTGACTATGTGCGCAGGACGGCTTTAGGGCATCGTCCGCACCTGCGGCTAACTGAGCGTGAAGTGGAAGCCCTGTGTAGCCTTTCGGATGCGAGGGGCGACCTTATCCGTGTCGTTGCTGCCGTGAAGTCCATCCAAGCGGACAAACGAGCCATCTATTTCAGCGATACCCGATTTGTGGAGCAATGGATGAAAGCTGCCACAAAGCTCATCAACCGTTGGAATCAAATTGAAGCCTACCTTAACGAATAA
- a CDS encoding relaxase/mobilization nuclease domain-containing protein has product MIAKAATISHGSNAIRYSVNKDRADIVKTNLLPDDISPEAMFKRMMLVQKMFTNERKRGRPFTDNVIRIEISPSAEESKGWTMDDWARLADEFIQAFDSIDLSKKTKRASSKQTNLKGSQYVVALHRDAKSGILHLHIDANRVDMEGKINDGHLSGMRAVMAANIINERYGWVQSEEIGIRHRQEVSDCCMEILRKMDEFSWERYEAELVRHGYGVHIQKNEDGTVYGYSIKRGNSSYRSSKLGIGRNLVPSKIMKTWQKLHPQEGKINQPQAEDKQTRTATPTAISKPQTTPQPVMKHYSIGTDDNRTFAVSLSEAADCIIRQECSLEEAHPLAKLEEIQHTALLLFAGYLDAATSMAASSGGGGSDTGGWGRDKDEDELEWARRCARMANRMCKRRKGLHR; this is encoded by the coding sequence ATGATTGCAAAAGCAGCTACCATTTCGCATGGCTCAAATGCCATCAGATACTCCGTCAATAAAGATCGGGCAGATATAGTCAAGACCAATCTTCTGCCCGATGACATATCGCCCGAAGCGATGTTCAAACGAATGATGCTTGTGCAGAAGATGTTTACCAACGAGAGGAAGAGAGGCAGACCGTTTACCGACAATGTGATAAGAATTGAAATTTCCCCATCCGCAGAAGAGAGCAAGGGTTGGACGATGGATGACTGGGCACGTTTGGCAGACGAGTTCATCCAAGCGTTTGATTCCATAGACCTGTCTAAAAAGACCAAACGCGCTTCTTCAAAGCAGACCAACCTCAAAGGTTCGCAATACGTTGTTGCCCTACATCGAGATGCCAAGAGTGGCATTCTCCATCTGCACATTGATGCCAACCGTGTAGATATGGAGGGCAAGATAAATGACGGACACCTGTCCGGCATGAGGGCTGTAATGGCTGCGAATATCATCAACGAGCGTTACGGCTGGGTGCAGTCCGAAGAAATAGGCATACGGCACAGGCAGGAGGTTTCAGACTGTTGCATGGAGATACTGCGCAAGATGGATGAGTTCAGTTGGGAACGCTACGAAGCGGAACTGGTGAGGCATGGCTATGGGGTACACATACAGAAAAATGAGGACGGCACGGTTTACGGCTATTCCATCAAGCGAGGGAACTCAAGTTATAGGTCATCCAAGTTGGGTATCGGTCGCAACCTTGTCCCCTCAAAGATTATGAAGACATGGCAGAAATTGCATCCGCAGGAGGGTAAAATCAACCAACCGCAAGCGGAAGACAAGCAAACAAGGACAGCCACACCGACTGCCATTTCCAAGCCACAGACTACACCGCAACCTGTAATGAAGCACTATTCCATTGGCACGGATGACAACAGGACATTTGCCGTTTCCCTATCGGAAGCCGCAGACTGCATCATCCGTCAGGAGTGTTCTTTGGAGGAAGCACATCCATTGGCTAAGCTGGAAGAGATACAGCACACGGCTCTTCTGTTGTTTGCCGGATATTTGGATGCAGCCACGAGCATGGCGGCTTCAAGCGGTGGCGGTGGTTCTGATACAGGTGGCTGGGGACGGGACAAAGACGAGGACGAACTTGAATGGGCACGCCGTTGTGCGAGAATGGCGAACCGAATGTGCAAGCGCAGGAAAGGGCTTCACAGATAA